A genomic window from Haliaeetus albicilla chromosome 10, bHalAlb1.1, whole genome shotgun sequence includes:
- the LOC138687548 gene encoding uncharacterized protein, with protein MSPPQPSRGTRCLAGLCLCCDLKLLKGLKGQSLSFPALHPFFVDITRVSWRSQGTHITEAKPKQKRFTVDYVPRFCGRQFIHPINLSLKIRPLKLGDNGKYEVVMDTLSDPTKLKTFSYSLRVHGGLPMMPAGTSDTGGQSRSTVGPQGVTEPDAGDTGTQGTGGGQPRGSSGGPEACRVQDYCCVVKGYLMATVFGLLLMLVATVDIVTRDKGT; from the exons atgtcccccccccagccgtCTCGTGGCACCCGGTGCCTTGCAGGTCTGTGTCTCTGTTGCGATCTCAAGCTGCTGAAGGGGCTGAAGGGACAGTCCCTGTCCTTCCCGGCCCTGCACCCCTTCTTTGTGGATATCACGCGGGTCAGCTGGAGGTCCCAGGGGACCCACATCACTGAGGCCAAGCCCAAGCAGAAGAGGTTCACCGTAGACTACGTGCCCAGGTTCTGTGGCCGGCAGTTCATCCACCCCATCAACCTGTCACTGAAGATCAGACCACTGAAGCTGGGGGACAACGGAAAGTATGAGGTGGTCATGGACACCTTGTCTGACCCCACCAAACTAAAGACCTTTTCCTACTCATTGAGGGTTCATG GTGGCTTGCCTATGATGCCAGCCGGGACCAGTGACACGGGAGGACAGAGCAGGAGCACTGTGGGACCTCAGGGAGTGACCGAGCCTGATGCAGGAGATACCGGGACACAAGGCACAGGTGGGGGGCAGCCCCGAGGCAGCAGCGGTGGGCCAGAGGCATGCAGGGTGCAGGACTACTGCTGTGTGGTGAAGGGGTATCTCATGGCCACCGTCTTCGGGCTACTGCTGATGCTGGTAGCCACTGTTGACATCGTGACCAGGGACAAAGGCACCTAG
- the LOC138687547 gene encoding SLAM family member 9-like, with amino-acid sequence MERVILLLFISLFFLCQAQEQLAKLCSAAPGATKGWLKVHNAGGFEPQIPRDGQSRAVPGRLGCCEQAVSANGVLNLQPEKPLQGWTKFTWRVRWDAGYHQRILTAEENKAVLFFNSTFLGRAVFQQETFSLQISPVSMADSGVYVAEFEDTSGSFTTRCFRVSVWEPVHSLHLETRVLDWEQGWCNLSLVCTVSGAGNVSYSWSCSGDPQGVLEHQPWLHLQVHGDSLPIICRCNVSNPVSWSADSTNITVASCQALASGVSLSYCRVKGLLCLLLLGSLVAAVAITHVLVWQRGPPSHRAPGSSGTG; translated from the exons ATGGAGCGTGTCATCCTTCTCCTcttcatctccctcttcttcctctgccaagCCCAAG AACAGCTTGCCAAACTGTGCTCAGCCGCTCCAGGGGCAACCAAGGGATGGCTGAAGGTGCACAATGCCGGAGGCTTTGAGCCCCAGATCCCCAGGGACGGACAGAGCCGGGCTGTGCCGG GACGCCTGGGGTGCTGCGAACAAGCTGTGTCTGCCAATGGAGTGCTGAACCTGCAGCCGGAGAAACCCCTGCAGGGATGGACAAAGTTCACATGGAGAGTGAGATGGGATGCAGGATACCACCAGCGAATCCTGACGGCTGAGGAGAATAAAGCTGTCCTATTCTTCAACAGTACTTTTTTGGGGAGAGCTGTTTTCCAGCAGGAGACCTTCTCCCTGCAGATCAGCCCGGTTAGCATGGCAGACAGTGGGGTCTATGTGGCAGAATTTGAGGACACATCAGGCAGCTTTACTACCCGGTGCTTCCGTGTGTCAGTGTGGG AGCCCGTCCACTCGCTGCACCTGGAGACACGCGTCCTGGACTGGGAACAGGGCTGGTGCAACCTCTCACTGGTCTGCACTGTGTCTGGTGCTGGCAACGTCTCCTACAGCTGGTCCTGCAGTGGGGATCCCCAGGGAGTCCTGGAGCACCAGCCCTGGCTGCACCTGCAGGTCCATGGGGATTCACTCCCCATCATCTGCCGCTGCAACGTGAGCAACCCGGTGAGCTGGAGCGCAGACAGCACCAACATCACGGTAGCTTCCTGCCAAGCTCTGGCCTCAG GTGTTTCCTTGTCCTACTGCAGAGTGAAAGGGCTcctctgtctgctgctgctgggcagcctggtcGCAGCCGTGGCCATCACACACGTCCTTGTCTGGCAGCGGGGACCCCCTTCCCACCGTGCTCCCGGCTCTTCGGGTACTGGGTAG